From Tubulanus polymorphus chromosome 9, tnTubPoly1.2, whole genome shotgun sequence, a single genomic window includes:
- the LOC141911251 gene encoding uncharacterized protein LOC141911251, which translates to MKTRLFFIICTVLLQLGNLYITQTSGAETIYRTPHSARDAKPDNKTQGETIRYTCKIIGGNSTVSFQEKRNGSEQWETVPDDQLNRTKDKQNVELVELKFQADFKLHNGSSFRCLVNESPTDPEPIQFDLIVVKRTEIIPMPDLKGNPDSKTQGEIVYYTCKIVGNFNATLTFQEKRRASEQWETIPDDKLHRASKKNVHSVELKFQADFKLHNGTSFRCLVKESPTDREPIQFDLIVLVNRTDDSSSTQIPTTETTTFGVRLVTTEEKVCSKNKVIINLTYNIKLSYNFHTFFT; encoded by the exons ATGAAGACGCGTCTGTTCTTTATAATCTGCACAGTTTTGTTGCAACTGGGAAATTTATACATTACACAAACATCTGGAGCTGAAA CAATTTACAGGACGCCTCATTCTGCTCGAGATGCAAAACCCGACAATAAAACGCAAGGAGAAACGATTCGATATACTTGTAAAATAATTGGCGGAAATTCTACAGTATCATTCCAAGAGAAGAGAAACGGTTCGGAACAATGGGAAACAGTTCCAGACGACCAGCTTAACAGAACTAAAGACAAACAGAATGTTGAGTTGGTTGAGCTAAAATTCCAAGCAGATTTCAAACTACACAATGGATCTTCATTTAGATGTCTTGTAAATGAAAGCCCAACAGATCCGGAACCTATTCAGTTTGATCTGATCGTAGTTAAACGAACTG AAATCATTCCAATGCCAGACCTCAAAGGAAACCCCGACAGTAAAACACAAGGAGAAATTGTATATTACACTTGTAAAATTGTCGGAAATTTTAATGCAACATTAACATTCCAAGAGAAGAGAAGAGCTTCAGAACAATGGGAAACAATTCCAGACGACAAGCTTCACAGAGCTAGCAAAAAGAATGTCCATTCCGTTGAGCTAAAATTCCAAGCAGATTTCAAACTGCACAATGGAACGTCTTTTAGATGTCTAGTAAAGGAAAGCCCAACAGATCGGGAACCTATTCAGTTTGATCTAATCGTACTAGTTAATCGAACAG ATGATTCAAGTTCCACTCAAATCCCGACGACTGAAACCACTACATTCGG AGTTCGCCTGGTTACTACTGAAGAAAAGGTTTGCTCGAAAAACAAGGTcattataaatttaacttataatatCAAACTTTCATATAACTTCCATACGTTTTTTACGTGA
- the LOC141911282 gene encoding uncharacterized protein LOC141911282 — protein sequence MSIVYIISGVIGFLLIIVIIVVIVCRRRRLSSGDRVDTTPESTTPQQQLEMVHGVNDELNDVIDSGNETDIPHTSNHKVTTDPCVDTEATNNKYTTPYMDMGAGGDTHRDQFSNPEPFVTYHQLTEDTVEPVKDDIQHYSYASVEYAHDQFPLRAATGQTVTDCTYTKHTRF from the exons ATGTCGATAGTTTACATCATTAGTGGAGTTATCGGTTTCCTCCTCATCATCGTTATTATCGTAGTCATCGTTTGCAG ACGCAGGCGACTTTCCAGTGGAGATCGTGTGGACACTACACCCGAGTCTACAACACCGCAGCAACAACTCGAGATGGTGCATGGAGTCAACGACGAGTTGAATGATGTCATAGATTCGGGTAACGAAACTGACATACCACacaccagcaatcataaagtTACTACAGATCCGTGCGTGGATACTGAGGCCACAAACAACAAATATACGACTCCTTATATGGATATGGGAGCAGGGGGAGACACGCATAGAGATCAGTTCTCGAATCCCGAACCTTTCGTGACGTATCATCAGTTAACGGAAGATACTGTTGAGCCTGTGAAAGATGATATTCAACATTATTCTTACGCTTCTGTTGAATATGCTCATGATCAATTTCCCTTAAGGGCTGCCACTGGACAAACAGTAACTGATTGTACATACACGAAACATACTAGGTTTTAA